From one Alicyclobacillus acidocaldarius subsp. acidocaldarius Tc-4-1 genomic stretch:
- a CDS encoding ABC transporter permease, translating into MVFSNPEIWALTLSMAIPLALPAVGGTFSERTGVVNIAMEGIMLIGAFFGVAFSYWTGNAWIGLLAAIVCGALTALALAWGAIHVSADQTVLGMGINIFAAGLTTFLLNTLFGYNGTPVNTPKLPSVSIPGLDRIPYIGVIFTNQSVLVYIGIVLIFLSHWFLFSTRLGLRMRSVGENPLAADTLGIPVWRLRYLGVVLSGVFSAIGGAYLSIGILNGFTSNMTSGRGYIALAAMIFGKWTPLGSFGAALIFGFSTALGIVLQGHGVSSNILQMIPYALTILALTGLIGRSTPPAADGIPYEPRR; encoded by the coding sequence ATGGTCTTCTCCAACCCCGAAATTTGGGCGCTGACCTTGTCCATGGCGATCCCGCTCGCGCTCCCGGCCGTCGGCGGCACGTTCTCAGAGCGCACGGGCGTCGTCAACATCGCGATGGAAGGCATCATGCTCATCGGCGCCTTTTTTGGCGTCGCATTCTCGTACTGGACCGGAAACGCGTGGATTGGGCTTCTGGCCGCCATCGTGTGCGGCGCACTCACCGCGCTCGCGCTCGCCTGGGGCGCGATTCACGTCTCCGCCGACCAGACGGTGCTCGGCATGGGCATCAACATCTTCGCAGCGGGCCTGACGACGTTCTTGCTCAACACGCTCTTCGGATACAACGGCACCCCCGTGAACACGCCGAAGCTGCCGTCGGTGAGCATCCCGGGCCTGGATAGAATTCCGTACATCGGCGTGATTTTCACGAATCAGAGCGTGCTCGTGTACATCGGGATCGTCCTGATTTTCCTGTCCCATTGGTTCCTGTTCTCCACGCGACTCGGCCTCAGGATGCGATCCGTCGGCGAGAATCCGCTCGCGGCGGACACGCTCGGCATCCCGGTGTGGCGGCTGCGGTATCTCGGTGTGGTCTTGAGCGGCGTGTTTTCCGCCATCGGCGGGGCGTATTTGTCCATCGGCATCCTGAACGGGTTCACGTCCAATATGACAAGCGGCCGCGGCTACATCGCGCTCGCCGCGATGATTTTCGGCAAGTGGACGCCGCTCGGATCGTTCGGCGCGGCGCTCATCTTCGGCTTTTCCACCGCGCTCGGCATCGTGCTGCAAGGCCATGGCGTGTCGTCCAACATTCTGCAGATGATCCCGTACGCGCTGACCATTCTCGCGCTGACCGGGCTCATTGGCCGATCCACGCCCCCAGCGGCGGATGGCATCCCGTACGAACCGCGGAGATAA
- a CDS encoding ABC transporter permease, producing MKALQSILLPVAASLVAIVIGAILVAALGYNPVSVYGSLISGAFGSLGNLGNTLTASLPLIIIGLGIALSFQSGLFNIGADGQYWIGATAAVWVGYHFTSLPGWLHMLFCLAAGMIAGALWAGIVPGLTKAFVGAHEVITTMMMSYIAILFARYLIEGGPMQEKGYIPQSPLIASNTQFPYFTQGFARSQLSPISILIAALAVIVAWFLLYKTTLGFSLRSVGLNARAAKYAGIRVKLHIVIALALSGLFAGLAGAVQMLGVDHQLLDGFSSNYGYTAIVVALLARNNPLAVVISGLFFGALTTGGQNMQIVSNVPASLTNVLTGLIIFFVGCERIIPQVIGWYRRRRSARAQTPAS from the coding sequence GTGAAGGCGCTGCAGTCGATTCTCTTGCCCGTGGCCGCGAGCCTGGTGGCCATCGTCATTGGCGCCATCCTAGTGGCGGCGCTCGGGTACAATCCGGTGTCCGTATATGGATCGCTCATCTCGGGCGCGTTCGGTAGTCTCGGCAACTTGGGCAACACGCTCACGGCGAGCCTGCCGCTCATCATCATCGGGCTTGGCATTGCCCTGTCGTTTCAGAGCGGGCTGTTCAACATCGGTGCGGACGGCCAGTACTGGATCGGTGCGACGGCGGCGGTCTGGGTGGGTTACCACTTCACGTCCCTGCCCGGCTGGCTGCACATGCTCTTCTGCCTCGCCGCCGGCATGATTGCGGGCGCGCTGTGGGCAGGCATCGTGCCCGGGCTCACGAAGGCGTTCGTCGGCGCACACGAGGTCATCACCACCATGATGATGAGTTACATCGCGATTTTGTTCGCACGCTACCTGATTGAGGGCGGACCGATGCAGGAGAAGGGGTACATCCCCCAGTCGCCGCTCATCGCGTCGAACACCCAATTTCCTTATTTCACGCAAGGGTTTGCGCGATCCCAGCTCTCGCCCATCTCCATCCTCATCGCGGCGCTGGCCGTGATCGTCGCGTGGTTCCTGCTCTACAAGACGACGCTCGGATTTTCCCTGCGATCCGTCGGACTGAACGCGCGCGCGGCGAAATACGCCGGCATCCGCGTCAAGCTGCATATCGTCATTGCGCTCGCGCTGTCGGGGCTCTTCGCCGGCCTGGCGGGGGCGGTGCAAATGCTCGGCGTCGATCACCAGCTGCTCGATGGCTTTTCGTCGAATTACGGCTACACGGCCATCGTGGTGGCGCTTCTCGCGCGCAACAACCCGCTCGCGGTCGTCATCTCGGGCCTCTTTTTCGGCGCGCTAACCACAGGCGGGCAAAACATGCAGATTGTCTCCAACGTCCCGGCTTCGCTCACGAATGTGCTGACCGGACTCATCATCTTCTTTGTCGGATGTGAGCGCATCATCCCGCAGGTCATCGGTTGGTATCGGCGGCGCCGCTCCGCGAGAGCCCAGACGCCCGCAAGCTGA
- a CDS encoding BMP family lipoprotein: MQKRIWQSGLSILAAAALVVGCGTNNSSSGTTNTANSGGTGNTTSTSGKTIKVGLVTDTGGLNDNSFNHLAYVGMQEAQKELPNIQTSVVQSQSESDYVPNLSHFAQDGYNLVIAVGYLMADAVQQVAKEYPKTHFLIIDDSITGIPNVASAIFQSQQAGYLAGVVAGMVQKDHLLKNINNHNTVGVVGGQEIPPVDTYIAGFQQGFHSVDPTGKVIVEYTNSFNDEAAGSQYAQNEISQGADIIFPVAGGTGIGSIKAAQSAKVYAIGVDTDQSYLAPGTVITSAIKRVDTSVFDTIKAVQDGTFKSGVNNFDLSNNGVGIAPLISGLPKSVTDAVNQAKQEILSGKIQVSTTVQK; this comes from the coding sequence ATGCAGAAACGGATTTGGCAGAGCGGCCTCTCCATCCTGGCCGCGGCCGCCCTCGTCGTGGGGTGCGGCACCAACAACTCGTCGTCCGGCACCACCAACACCGCGAACAGCGGCGGCACGGGCAATACCACGTCGACGAGCGGCAAGACTATCAAGGTCGGCCTCGTCACCGACACCGGCGGTCTCAACGACAACAGCTTCAACCATCTGGCGTACGTCGGCATGCAGGAGGCGCAGAAAGAGCTGCCCAACATCCAGACGAGCGTCGTCCAATCCCAGTCCGAATCGGATTACGTCCCGAACCTCAGCCACTTCGCGCAGGATGGATATAATCTCGTCATCGCCGTCGGCTACCTGATGGCAGACGCCGTCCAACAGGTGGCGAAAGAGTATCCCAAGACGCACTTCCTGATCATCGACGACAGCATCACCGGCATCCCGAACGTCGCGAGCGCCATCTTCCAGTCGCAGCAAGCCGGTTATCTCGCGGGCGTCGTCGCCGGCATGGTGCAGAAAGATCATCTCCTGAAGAACATCAACAACCACAACACCGTCGGCGTGGTGGGTGGCCAGGAGATCCCGCCCGTGGACACGTACATTGCAGGCTTCCAGCAGGGCTTCCACAGCGTGGATCCGACAGGCAAGGTCATCGTCGAATACACCAACTCGTTCAACGACGAGGCGGCCGGCAGCCAGTACGCGCAGAACGAGATTTCGCAGGGCGCCGACATCATCTTCCCAGTGGCGGGCGGCACCGGCATCGGCTCCATCAAAGCCGCGCAGAGCGCGAAGGTCTACGCCATCGGCGTGGACACGGACCAGTCGTACCTCGCGCCCGGCACGGTCATCACGAGCGCCATCAAGCGGGTGGACACGTCCGTGTTTGACACCATCAAGGCCGTGCAGGACGGCACCTTCAAGAGCGGCGTCAACAACTTCGACCTCTCGAACAACGGCGTCGGCATCGCGCCGCTCATCTCGGGCCTGCCGAAGTCGGTGACGGACGCGGTCAACCAGGCGAAGCAGGAGATCCTGAGCGGCAAGATCCAGGTATCCACCACCGTGCAGAAGTGA
- a CDS encoding MFS transporter, with amino-acid sequence MKAMSSAPQTVRDEHWTRTDSWLFWSFGLGMLLENYIFSLSSVATQWVPMPKSLQSLLLAWSPIWLIIGIAVAGPLADRVGRKNTFYTTMALYGLGAIGLVFSNQYALILLFLAMLLFAAGGEMNTIMAVSHEMMPHKHRGKTMMLELNFINLGGVILGLVALSTAYQHVAFQRAMIALTLLVVLVILFFARRNTPESIRWLERTGQHDRARAEIEKFYGFEEYQARQEAARRSTQAAQASDASRAKRVGLKLFTTLTISFAGSAGFGLMTYVLGPHFFPKMNAAIILVATGTGFVSGFFGLWADRWSRKSLLLIGYLGSFVMTLVIWATIPAWSKSLALFWLLLVVLNVFVNIGYLTEDTLKGEVWPTQLRGTYTALVRFISIGLYIATIYITQNFGITAYTMFNALVWAIGLAGAVAWWIGGYETGKGTSLDVASGELDT; translated from the coding sequence ATGAAAGCGATGTCAAGCGCACCACAAACGGTTCGCGACGAACACTGGACGCGAACCGACAGCTGGCTGTTCTGGTCGTTCGGGCTCGGCATGCTGCTCGAGAACTACATCTTCAGCCTCTCCAGCGTCGCCACGCAGTGGGTGCCGATGCCGAAGTCGCTTCAGTCGCTTCTCTTGGCGTGGTCACCCATCTGGCTCATCATCGGCATTGCTGTCGCCGGGCCATTGGCCGATCGCGTCGGGCGGAAGAACACCTTCTACACCACCATGGCGCTCTATGGCCTTGGCGCCATAGGACTCGTCTTCAGCAACCAGTACGCCCTCATCCTTTTGTTTCTCGCCATGCTCCTGTTTGCCGCAGGTGGTGAAATGAACACCATCATGGCCGTATCACACGAGATGATGCCGCACAAACACAGGGGCAAGACCATGATGCTCGAACTCAACTTCATCAACCTGGGTGGCGTCATTCTCGGCCTCGTGGCGCTTTCAACTGCATATCAACACGTCGCCTTCCAGCGCGCGATGATCGCCTTGACGCTCCTCGTGGTGCTCGTCATCCTGTTCTTCGCTCGCCGCAACACCCCCGAGTCCATCCGTTGGCTCGAAAGAACAGGTCAGCACGATCGCGCGCGTGCCGAGATCGAAAAGTTTTATGGCTTTGAGGAGTATCAGGCGCGACAAGAGGCGGCTCGGCGCTCCACGCAGGCGGCGCAGGCGTCGGATGCTTCGCGCGCCAAGCGCGTGGGTCTGAAACTGTTCACGACGCTCACCATCTCGTTTGCAGGATCGGCCGGTTTCGGTCTCATGACCTATGTGCTCGGACCCCACTTCTTCCCAAAAATGAACGCGGCTATCATTCTGGTGGCGACCGGCACGGGCTTCGTCTCTGGCTTCTTCGGCCTTTGGGCTGACCGATGGAGCCGCAAGTCGCTGCTCCTGATAGGATATTTGGGTTCATTCGTCATGACGCTTGTCATCTGGGCTACCATCCCAGCTTGGTCAAAGAGCCTGGCGCTCTTCTGGTTGTTGCTCGTCGTGCTGAACGTGTTCGTGAACATCGGGTATCTGACCGAGGATACCTTGAAAGGCGAGGTGTGGCCGACGCAGCTACGTGGCACATACACTGCGCTGGTTCGGTTTATCAGCATCGGCCTATACATCGCCACCATTTACATCACGCAAAACTTCGGGATCACGGCGTATACCATGTTCAACGCACTCGTCTGGGCCATCGGGCTCGCCGGGGCCGTCGCGTGGTGGATTGGCGGATACGAAACCGGCAAGGGTACCAGCCTCGACGTGGCCTCAGGCGAATTGGACACGTAA
- a CDS encoding cysteine hydrolase family protein, translated as MTVDVKHTALLVMDVQNGIVSRYIQDASAMRPFQQAVSAARKAGMQVIFVRVAFSEGFPEASPRNKMFAHLAQAGNMTVSADTTQIHESVRPEPGEPVVTKYRVSAFAGSNLEVILRAKDITHLVLCGIATSGVVLSTLREAADKDYALTVLKDACLDADPEVHRVLVEKVFPRQADVMTVEEWAKTLA; from the coding sequence ATGACGGTGGATGTGAAACACACGGCGCTTTTGGTGATGGACGTCCAGAACGGCATTGTTTCGCGGTACATTCAGGATGCATCGGCCATGCGTCCGTTTCAGCAGGCCGTGTCGGCTGCGCGCAAGGCGGGCATGCAGGTCATCTTCGTGCGCGTGGCGTTCAGCGAAGGTTTCCCTGAGGCGAGCCCGCGCAACAAGATGTTTGCGCACCTCGCGCAGGCCGGCAACATGACGGTGAGCGCCGACACCACCCAAATTCACGAGTCGGTGCGGCCAGAGCCGGGAGAGCCGGTGGTCACGAAGTACCGCGTCAGCGCATTTGCCGGCAGCAACCTGGAGGTCATCCTGCGCGCCAAGGACATCACGCATCTTGTGCTCTGCGGCATCGCCACATCGGGCGTGGTGCTCTCCACGCTGCGGGAGGCCGCGGACAAGGACTACGCGCTGACCGTGCTGAAGGACGCCTGCCTGGACGCCGATCCGGAGGTGCACCGGGTGCTCGTGGAGAAGGTGTTCCCGCGGCAGGCTGACGTGATGACGGTCGAGGAGTGGGCGAAGACGCTCGCCTGA
- a CDS encoding MBL fold metallo-hydrolase has protein sequence MEIAPKIHLLECTKGSYSYLVLGDEPVLVDTSMPGRADEIVKALASLGLKPGHLAHIVLTHLDVDHIGNAKRLKELSGATLWAPAPDIPYIEGTAKPKGVRRAIAGLMRVERPKVDRALEPGAHVGGLEVVPAPGHTPGHVCLIARDTLLAGDLVTTRGGRLKKSPSFLTWDKAALKKSLADVGRLSFDWVCPAHGDPVRRGSLWEALLE, from the coding sequence GTGGAAATCGCGCCGAAGATTCACCTGTTGGAATGTACCAAAGGAAGCTACAGCTATCTTGTGCTGGGCGACGAGCCCGTGCTGGTCGATACCAGCATGCCCGGGCGTGCGGACGAGATCGTGAAGGCACTTGCGTCTCTCGGTCTGAAGCCGGGCCACCTCGCCCACATCGTCCTGACGCACCTGGACGTGGATCACATCGGCAATGCCAAGCGGCTGAAGGAGCTCTCCGGCGCAACACTCTGGGCGCCCGCGCCGGACATTCCGTACATTGAGGGCACCGCGAAGCCAAAGGGCGTGCGCCGCGCGATTGCCGGGCTGATGCGCGTGGAGCGTCCGAAGGTGGACCGCGCGCTCGAGCCGGGCGCACACGTGGGCGGCCTGGAGGTGGTACCCGCGCCCGGTCATACGCCCGGCCACGTCTGCCTCATCGCGCGCGACACGCTTCTGGCGGGCGATCTCGTCACGACCCGCGGGGGCCGACTGAAGAAGTCGCCGTCCTTCCTCACCTGGGACAAGGCGGCCCTGAAGAAATCGCTCGCGGACGTGGGCAGGTTGTCGTTTGACTGGGTCTGCCCCGCGCATGGCGATCCCGTCCGGCGCGGATCCCTGTGGGAGGCGCTGCTGGAGTAG
- a CDS encoding acyl-CoA thioesterase, with the protein MIHETPIHIRYSDTDLNGHVNNAVYATYMEESRISFLQEVFPGQRLPLVIASLHIDFRQETRYPEHTDVIARTWLTRLGRSSFEFFCQIVSVRGEVMCEGTAVVVHYDFEKRKSAPLPDWAREKLLPYVREREESNVGV; encoded by the coding sequence TTGATCCATGAAACGCCGATTCATATCCGTTACAGCGACACCGATTTGAATGGCCACGTAAACAATGCGGTCTACGCCACCTATATGGAGGAGTCCCGCATCTCCTTCCTGCAGGAGGTGTTCCCCGGCCAGCGTCTGCCGCTCGTCATCGCCTCGCTCCACATCGACTTCCGCCAGGAGACGCGCTACCCCGAGCACACGGACGTCATTGCGCGGACGTGGCTCACGCGGCTCGGGAGATCAAGCTTCGAATTCTTCTGTCAAATCGTAAGCGTCCGCGGCGAGGTGATGTGCGAAGGCACTGCGGTGGTCGTCCACTACGACTTCGAGAAGCGTAAATCCGCCCCGCTTCCGGACTGGGCGCGCGAAAAGCTCCTGCCCTACGTCCGCGAGCGCGAGGAATCGAACGTCGGCGTGTGA
- a CDS encoding ABC transporter ATP-binding protein produces the protein MKDSKAHRLSVAGVTVAHGQQVAVRRASLTIEAGEIVALVGPSGSGKSTLLGAIAGFYPIQSGAIWIGEEMVASPTLSLPPEKRRVGVVFQSHALWPQWMVVDNVAYPLRRRGMARLLARREAESVLAAVGMDAFAARYPSELSGGQRQRVGLARALASRPELYLFDEPTASLDPANRETFMHEVRERIRQTGAAALYVSHQVDEALSLAHRVAVMMHGEILQIGSPAEVYENPRTAEIARLLGPAACATGVVREANGSGQALVQIADSEQTVRLTSARPSVDLGRRTLMMRPEWCELTTDDEASLPCRVVRVQYVGHRTLYELESLAGRLLASHVGPPQYQEGQRVGWKVRRACVMEG, from the coding sequence ATGAAGGATTCGAAAGCGCATCGCCTCTCCGTGGCAGGCGTCACCGTGGCGCACGGCCAGCAGGTGGCGGTCAGACGCGCGTCGCTGACCATAGAGGCGGGCGAAATTGTCGCGCTTGTCGGGCCGTCTGGATCGGGCAAGAGCACGCTTCTCGGCGCCATCGCGGGGTTTTATCCCATTCAATCGGGGGCCATCTGGATAGGCGAAGAGATGGTGGCCTCGCCGACGCTTTCGCTTCCGCCGGAGAAGAGGCGCGTGGGCGTGGTATTTCAGTCGCACGCGCTCTGGCCGCAGTGGATGGTGGTGGACAACGTGGCCTATCCGCTCCGCAGGCGGGGCATGGCGCGGCTTCTGGCGCGGCGCGAGGCGGAATCGGTGCTCGCCGCGGTGGGCATGGACGCGTTTGCCGCGCGTTATCCGTCGGAACTCTCGGGCGGCCAGCGCCAGCGGGTCGGCCTGGCGCGGGCGCTCGCGTCGAGGCCGGAGCTGTACCTGTTTGACGAGCCCACTGCGAGCCTCGATCCGGCTAACCGCGAAACCTTCATGCACGAGGTGCGGGAGCGGATTCGACAGACGGGGGCGGCCGCGCTGTACGTGAGCCACCAGGTGGACGAGGCGCTGTCTCTGGCCCACCGCGTGGCCGTCATGATGCACGGGGAGATCCTGCAGATCGGATCTCCCGCAGAGGTGTACGAGAACCCGCGCACGGCCGAGATCGCCCGGCTTTTGGGGCCGGCCGCGTGCGCGACGGGCGTGGTGCGCGAGGCGAACGGGAGCGGACAGGCGCTTGTGCAAATCGCGGACAGCGAGCAGACGGTTCGACTGACGTCCGCGCGCCCCTCGGTCGATCTCGGCCGCAGGACGCTCATGATGCGGCCGGAGTGGTGTGAACTCACCACCGACGATGAGGCGTCGCTGCCTTGCCGCGTGGTCCGCGTACAGTACGTGGGTCATCGAACACTGTACGAACTCGAGTCCCTTGCCGGGAGGCTCTTGGCGAGCCACGTGGGCCCGCCGCAATACCAGGAAGGGCAGCGCGTGGGATGGAAAGTGCGGCGCGCCTGCGTGATGGAAGGATGA
- a CDS encoding ABC transporter permease: MTSRISWIAAVGTLVLAAAAAVLCGYPVFHLALELPSAAGIASTLGPLWNSLWTSAVSSAIASLVGMAWAVMLSGAVRRGRAALHAISLLPLWTPPFIGAFALGDAYARAGLLDQLAHVHVSFLYGPWGVTAALAIHAAPIGYLSGLTAVAAMNVEPMWAARSCGAGLWRAFWAAFRPVALRPLVAACALSFAFSLGDFGVPYELGEPSGFRTAATSIFANLSTGGTQGFTAATWQAFELMAVGALAVTVSRAAIRFDPGLGTSAPGATPLPLFPKRVRAISLAAYGLHVATTSGLPLAALVLTALTRAYGLPPTPRNWDVAGLFSPLVSAWPALVHTVVLAVLAAAVIALLGLVAAEAVPASAVARAAHLALWLLYAAPGTAVAVGILVAFGHALYGTWWILGLAYVAKFYGLADAIVAARGNAPLEPWRAARSFGAGPAGAYGAAIWPAIRPAVRQAALQALMSGLYEVTLASLLYGPNTETIAVAVLSASEGGDVRTVAVLAVWMTAASFALGLLALREPRGRRSQGLSQLRMAVPAAPLEEVKLG; the protein is encoded by the coding sequence ATGACATCGCGCATCTCGTGGATCGCCGCGGTTGGCACGCTGGTGCTCGCCGCGGCCGCCGCGGTTCTATGCGGTTACCCCGTGTTCCATCTCGCCCTCGAACTCCCGTCAGCGGCGGGCATCGCCTCGACCCTCGGCCCACTCTGGAACTCACTGTGGACGAGCGCCGTATCGAGCGCCATCGCGAGCCTTGTCGGCATGGCCTGGGCCGTCATGCTCTCTGGCGCCGTGCGCCGGGGGCGAGCGGCCCTTCACGCCATCAGCCTCCTGCCGCTGTGGACGCCGCCGTTCATCGGCGCGTTCGCGCTCGGCGACGCCTACGCCCGGGCGGGCCTTTTGGACCAGTTGGCGCACGTCCACGTGAGCTTTTTGTACGGGCCATGGGGCGTTACGGCGGCCCTCGCCATCCACGCGGCCCCCATCGGCTATCTGAGTGGACTGACCGCCGTTGCGGCCATGAACGTCGAACCCATGTGGGCCGCGCGCTCCTGCGGGGCCGGGCTTTGGCGCGCCTTCTGGGCCGCGTTCCGGCCGGTGGCGCTGCGCCCGCTTGTGGCGGCCTGCGCGCTGTCGTTCGCGTTTTCCCTGGGCGACTTTGGCGTCCCGTACGAACTCGGCGAGCCGAGCGGGTTTCGCACGGCGGCCACCTCCATCTTCGCCAACCTGTCCACGGGCGGCACGCAGGGTTTCACGGCCGCCACATGGCAGGCGTTTGAACTCATGGCCGTCGGCGCGCTGGCGGTGACCGTGAGCCGCGCGGCCATACGGTTCGATCCCGGCCTCGGCACGTCTGCCCCCGGCGCAACACCGCTGCCCCTGTTCCCCAAGCGGGTTCGCGCGATTTCGCTCGCCGCATACGGGCTGCACGTGGCGACGACGAGCGGCCTTCCGCTCGCCGCCCTTGTGCTCACAGCCCTCACGCGAGCCTACGGCCTGCCACCCACGCCCAGGAACTGGGACGTGGCGGGGCTGTTCTCGCCGCTCGTCAGCGCGTGGCCGGCGCTCGTGCACACAGTCGTCCTCGCGGTTTTGGCCGCCGCCGTGATCGCCCTGCTTGGTCTTGTCGCCGCAGAAGCCGTGCCAGCCTCCGCGGTGGCGCGGGCGGCCCATCTCGCCTTATGGCTGCTGTACGCGGCGCCTGGAACGGCCGTGGCCGTCGGCATCCTGGTGGCCTTCGGGCACGCCCTATACGGCACCTGGTGGATCCTGGGGCTTGCCTACGTGGCGAAGTTCTACGGCCTCGCCGACGCCATCGTGGCGGCGCGTGGCAATGCGCCACTCGAACCGTGGCGCGCGGCGAGATCGTTTGGCGCGGGGCCTGCGGGGGCGTATGGTGCGGCGATTTGGCCCGCCATCCGGCCCGCGGTGCGCCAGGCGGCGCTGCAGGCGCTCATGTCTGGCTTGTACGAGGTGACACTCGCGAGCCTGCTTTACGGCCCGAATACCGAGACCATCGCCGTGGCCGTGCTGTCCGCGAGCGAAGGCGGCGATGTCCGTACGGTCGCGGTCTTGGCCGTGTGGATGACGGCCGCGAGCTTCGCCCTGGGCCTCTTGGCGCTGCGCGAGCCGAGGGGGCGGCGAAGCCAGGGCCTGTCGCAGCTTCGCATGGCCGTGCCGGCCGCCCCCCTCGAGGAGGTGAAACTCGGATGA
- a CDS encoding extracellular solute-binding protein: MLMKGLSVAAAAVVVAASVATWHAAPPSKAPAQATASAQGAKPAGTVTVYAALTQQNAQALAQAFEAYDPAARVQMVTTGTGALVTRLESEAKAHAIGADMVLLADPTAADTLAAQGILSREKPSAASHLPSADQGANWVGAYVFHDVIVYHKGMSLPVPHSWRDLTSAAYKGEVEIGDPSYSGTTMAFVGMMETRYGWNYFETLKQNGAAVQSSVKTVADDVASGKVDVGMTNDSAAFTLVKQGSPIAVVWPEDGAIVVPGPLAFVKGHETPVAKAFANWLLSPAGQKVVASVGLSPVVGASPTVPKGAALMQVPWAQLERDRANILHQFAQIFR; encoded by the coding sequence ATGCTCATGAAGGGATTGAGTGTCGCCGCGGCGGCGGTGGTCGTTGCGGCGAGCGTCGCCACTTGGCACGCTGCGCCACCATCGAAGGCCCCCGCGCAGGCCACGGCATCTGCACAAGGAGCAAAGCCCGCCGGCACCGTCACGGTCTACGCCGCGCTGACCCAGCAAAACGCGCAGGCACTCGCACAGGCGTTTGAGGCGTACGATCCGGCCGCGCGCGTGCAGATGGTGACCACGGGCACGGGCGCGCTCGTGACGCGGCTCGAGTCGGAGGCGAAGGCGCACGCCATCGGCGCGGATATGGTGCTCTTGGCCGATCCGACCGCGGCGGACACCTTAGCCGCCCAGGGCATTCTCTCGCGCGAGAAGCCGTCTGCCGCAAGCCATCTGCCGAGCGCGGATCAGGGCGCGAACTGGGTGGGGGCGTACGTGTTTCACGACGTGATCGTGTACCACAAAGGCATGTCCCTGCCTGTGCCCCACTCGTGGCGCGACCTCACCAGCGCCGCGTACAAGGGCGAAGTGGAAATCGGCGATCCGTCCTATTCCGGCACCACCATGGCGTTTGTCGGCATGATGGAGACGCGGTACGGCTGGAATTACTTTGAGACGCTGAAGCAGAACGGCGCGGCGGTGCAGTCGTCGGTGAAGACCGTGGCGGATGATGTCGCGAGCGGCAAGGTGGACGTGGGCATGACCAACGACAGCGCCGCGTTCACGCTTGTGAAGCAAGGATCCCCCATCGCCGTGGTGTGGCCAGAGGACGGCGCCATCGTGGTGCCAGGGCCTCTGGCGTTCGTCAAAGGGCACGAGACGCCGGTAGCCAAGGCGTTTGCCAACTGGCTTTTGAGCCCGGCCGGTCAGAAGGTGGTGGCGTCCGTCGGCCTGTCCCCGGTCGTCGGCGCGTCCCCCACGGTGCCGAAGGGCGCGGCGCTGATGCAGGTGCCCTGGGCGCAGTTGGAACGAGACCGGGCGAACATCCTCCACCAGTTCGCCCAGATCTTCCGATGA
- a CDS encoding ABC transporter permease, protein MQQTSFEAIPARPSMAIALRQSLTMAYRGLLKMRRTPEQLFDVTLQPIIFTLMFTYIFGGAISGNSQNYLPLVIPGILVQTVITASVVTGVQLREDMDKGVFDRFRALPIARIAPLAGALLADMVRYLLATVLIFAVGYLMGYHPRGGLARVAIAALLVIVCAFALSWIFAFFGVVARTAASVQGISMLILFPLTFLSNAFAPVNTMPKWLRVFVNVNPLSHLIAAVRSLANQGQATPDIAISLAGAAAIMLVFAPLAVRMYMRKA, encoded by the coding sequence ATGCAACAGACATCGTTTGAAGCCATCCCGGCGCGCCCCTCCATGGCGATTGCGCTGCGCCAGTCGCTCACCATGGCCTACCGAGGCCTGTTGAAGATGCGCCGGACGCCAGAGCAACTGTTCGACGTCACGCTGCAACCCATCATCTTCACACTCATGTTCACCTACATCTTCGGGGGCGCCATCTCCGGCAACTCACAGAACTATTTGCCGCTCGTTATCCCAGGCATCCTCGTGCAGACGGTCATCACCGCGTCCGTCGTCACCGGCGTCCAGCTGCGCGAAGACATGGACAAGGGCGTGTTCGATCGCTTCCGCGCCCTGCCCATCGCCCGCATCGCGCCGCTTGCGGGCGCGCTCCTCGCCGACATGGTGAGGTACCTTTTGGCCACGGTCCTCATCTTCGCCGTGGGATACCTCATGGGCTATCACCCACGTGGGGGCCTTGCCCGCGTCGCCATCGCCGCGCTGCTCGTCATCGTGTGCGCGTTCGCGCTCAGCTGGATCTTCGCGTTCTTCGGCGTCGTGGCGCGGACGGCGGCAAGCGTGCAGGGCATCTCGATGCTCATCCTGTTCCCGCTTACGTTCCTGTCGAACGCGTTCGCGCCGGTCAACACCATGCCCAAGTGGCTGCGGGTGTTCGTCAACGTCAATCCGCTCTCCCACCTGATTGCCGCCGTGCGGTCGCTCGCCAATCAGGGCCAGGCAACGCCGGACATCGCCATCTCGCTCGCCGGCGCCGCGGCCATCATGCTCGTCTTTGCCCCGCTCGCGGTGCGGATGTACATGCGCAAAGCGTGA